In Constrictibacter sp. MBR-5, a single window of DNA contains:
- a CDS encoding HAMP domain-containing methyl-accepting chemotaxis protein: MAVSDMFKRLSVGAKLGGTVGAALLALCIMGGLAVFASHKIGSLGHELHVEAMSLSDAEQAMAVAVERAVGEVNAAPSELDLELLKARQNRLNNQLDVVRKVLTDTLSGVAFEGFKAGASAIAGALDEFQAASTIVFDKTAAFAQPEAIEALSKNVLPAQAALQAALEQFASIAQQSSEVKAAEIATAIAVVDAAVIAISVALVIGIATLGYTTVSRGVVRPVAGMTKAMQDLAGGDASTNIPGIGRRDEVGDMAAAVQVFKDNMITAERLATEQRIEQQRKEARQAAIEKHIEDFDHTFSQMIAVLSAASQGMQATAQEMSETAVESTRQASAIAAASEQASGNVQTVASAAEELSSSISEIGRQVSESTRAAGQAVQDTRDTGEQVQALHEAAQRIGEVIKLISAIASQTNLLALNATIEASRAGEAGKGFAVVASEVKSLATQTAKATDEISIQVTAIQSATEGAVRAIRTIDATIGQVSEIATTIASAVEQQGAATKEIAFNVQEAATGTAQVSSSSVGVAEAANATGAAAAKVLGSSEELTRQSDALRNQVDSFIAKIRAA; the protein is encoded by the coding sequence CATGAGCTTCATGTCGAGGCGATGTCGCTGTCTGACGCCGAGCAGGCGATGGCGGTCGCAGTGGAGCGCGCCGTAGGAGAGGTCAATGCTGCGCCCTCGGAGCTTGATCTCGAATTACTGAAAGCCAGACAGAACCGGCTGAACAATCAGTTGGATGTCGTCAGGAAGGTGCTGACCGACACTCTGTCGGGGGTCGCGTTTGAGGGTTTCAAGGCCGGAGCCAGCGCCATAGCCGGCGCGCTGGACGAGTTCCAGGCTGCGTCGACGATCGTATTCGATAAGACAGCGGCCTTTGCTCAGCCGGAGGCAATCGAGGCTCTCTCCAAAAATGTTCTCCCGGCGCAGGCTGCCTTGCAGGCTGCACTCGAACAGTTCGCCTCTATCGCGCAGCAGAGCAGCGAGGTCAAAGCGGCTGAGATCGCGACCGCCATCGCGGTCGTCGACGCGGCTGTGATTGCTATTTCGGTAGCGCTCGTCATAGGCATCGCTACCCTCGGCTACACCACCGTTTCACGAGGGGTGGTCCGCCCGGTGGCCGGGATGACGAAGGCGATGCAGGACCTCGCGGGTGGTGACGCGAGCACGAATATCCCGGGTATAGGCCGGCGTGATGAAGTTGGCGACATGGCTGCCGCCGTCCAAGTCTTCAAAGACAACATGATCACGGCGGAGAGACTCGCCACCGAGCAACGGATCGAGCAGCAGCGGAAAGAGGCTCGGCAGGCTGCGATCGAAAAGCATATTGAGGATTTCGACCATACCTTCTCGCAGATGATCGCCGTGTTGTCGGCAGCATCGCAGGGAATGCAGGCAACAGCTCAGGAGATGTCGGAAACCGCTGTAGAGTCGACACGGCAGGCATCTGCGATCGCAGCAGCCTCCGAGCAGGCGTCGGGCAACGTGCAGACGGTGGCCAGCGCCGCCGAAGAACTGTCCTCTTCGATCAGCGAGATCGGGCGGCAGGTTTCCGAATCGACCCGCGCCGCCGGTCAGGCAGTGCAGGACACGCGGGATACCGGCGAGCAGGTGCAGGCTCTCCACGAAGCGGCGCAGAGAATCGGAGAGGTCATAAAGCTGATCTCCGCCATCGCCAGCCAGACCAATTTGTTAGCGCTCAACGCCACCATCGAGGCTTCGCGAGCCGGAGAGGCCGGCAAGGGCTTTGCGGTTGTCGCCTCGGAGGTGAAATCGTTGGCCACGCAGACAGCGAAGGCCACAGATGAGATCAGCATTCAGGTGACGGCAATCCAGAGCGCGACGGAAGGCGCGGTGAGGGCGATCCGCACCATCGACGCGACGATCGGTCAGGTCAGCGAAATTGCGACTACCATAGCGTCGGCAGTGGAGCAGCAGGGAGCAGCAACCAAGGAAATCGCCTTCAACGTTCAGGAAGCGGCAACCGGCACCGCACAGGTGTCGTCCAGCAGTGTCGGCGTGGCGGAAGCGGCGAACGCAACCGGTGCCGCCGCCGCAAAAGTGCTCGGCTCTTCGGAGGAGCTTACTAGGCAGTCGGACGCCCTTCGCAACCAAGTGGACAGCTTTATCGCGAAGATTCGTGCCGCCTAA